The following coding sequences are from one Triticum aestivum cultivar Chinese Spring chromosome 5A, IWGSC CS RefSeq v2.1, whole genome shotgun sequence window:
- the LOC123102359 gene encoding extra-large guanine nucleotide-binding protein 1, whose translation MASAVAGDAEYSFAAEYDGPPLPYSLPRAIPLDLSHIPLAALSSSSSPPPTGSSPLPVVRPLTPSSLCSAIHAQQHAAGPPRSSGDPAGGGAAQAVADSPTSVIENHHAAAHHSAELPSSPSDADDDDKEEEEEEEGAGMPSVPHQPTVSFAETSCSILDSSEEEEDDDDEDETADEALPAAARSSGSLSPAHFEAGNHQTGAKSRGCYRCGKGGGFWGRGDKEACLACGARYCSACVLRAMGSMPEGRKCLSCIGRPVAESRRNALGRGSRVLRRLISAAEVDLVMRSERECAANQLRPEDIYVNGAKLSPEELALLQGCSCPPSRLRPGFYWYDKVSGFWGKEGHKPHCIISANLNVGGALVQKASNGSTGILVNGREITKSELQILKLAGVQCAGKPHFWLNADGSYQEEGQKTVKGKIWDKPIVKLLSPVLSLPTPNKMTNQCGEEAINVVNRPDYLEQRTTQKLLLVGSGTSTILKQAKFSYKSKPFSVDECEDLKLIIQSNIYRYIGILLEGRERFEEEVLADRRKLCQHDPSSSGRPESGFCDEEVTEYSIVPRLKAFSDWILKAMALGNLEDIFPAASREYAPLVEELWKDPAIQATYRRRNELPFLPFAASYFLDRVVDISRTEYELCDTDILYADGITSSDGLASTDISFPQLALDVRVADELDPHDTLLRYQLIRINNKGLQENSKWLQMFDDVSLVIFCVAVSDYDEYYEDANGTVVNKMIESRQLFESIALHPTFEQMNFLLLLTKFDLLEQKIGKSPLTACDWFAEFTPLVSRNLIDGTSRSKRGSQNGASLAQMAAHYIGVKFKRLFHSLTERKLYVSYVNALDQQSVCSAIRYGREIVKWEEEKPVFGSSETVYSGDEPSSYSH comes from the exons ATGGCCTCCGCCGTCGCCGGCGACGCCGAGTACTCCTTCGCGGCGGAGTACGACGGCCCGCCGCTCCCCTACTCCCTCCCGCGCGCCATCCCGCTCGACCTCTCCCACATCCCGCtcgccgccctctcctcctcctcctcgccgccgcccaccGGCTCCTCGCCGCTCCCCGTCGTGCGGCCCCTCACCCCCTCCTCCCTCTGCTCCGCCATCCACGCGCAGCAGCACGCGGCGGGGCCTCCTCGCTCCTCCGGGGACCCCGCGGGGGGTGGTGCTGCCCAGGCGGTCGCCGACTCCCCGACCTCCGTCATCGAGAACCACCACGCCGCCGCGCACCACTCCGCCGAGCTCCCCTCCTCCCCCTCTGACGCCGATgacgacgacaaggaggaggaggaggaggaggagggggccgggatGCCGTCGGTTCCCCACCAGCCCACCGTCTCCTTTGCCGAGACCAGCTGCTCCATCCTCGATTcatccgaggaggaggaggacgacgacgacgaggacgaaaCCGCCGACGAGGCCCTGCCTGCCGCCGCTCGATCCAGCGGCTCCCTCTCGCCGGCGCATTTCGAGGCGGGGAACCACCAAACGGGAGCCAAGTCTCGGGGCTGCTACAGATGCGGGAAGGGAGGCGGCTTCTGGGGCCGTGGGGACAAGGAGGCGTGCCTCGCCTGCGGCGCACGGTACTGCTCGGCTTGCGTGCTCAGGGCGATGGGGTCCATGCCGGAGGGCCGCAAGTGCTTGTCCTGCATCGGGCGGCCCGTGGCCGAGTCGAGGCGGAATGCCCTGGGGCGAGGCTCACGCGTGCTGCGGCGACTGATCAGTGCGGCGGAGGTGGACCTCGTCATGAGAAGCGAGCGTGAATGCGCAGCGAACCAGCTGCGCCCGGAGGACATTTACGTTAATGGGGCTAAGTTGTCACCGGAGGAGCTAGCTTTGCTGCAGGGATGCTCGTGCCCTCCTTCCAGGCTCCGACCTGGCTTCTATTGGTACGACAAGGTATCCGGCTTCTGGGGCAAG GAGGGACACAAACCCCATTGCATAATAAGCGCAAATCTAAATGTTGGAGGTGCTTTAGTTCAAAAGGCAAGCAATGGGAGCACCGGCATCTTGGTAAATGGTCGTGAGATTACAAAATCTGAGCTGCAAATACTTAAG TTGGCAGGAGTTCAGTGTGCTGGGAAACCTCACTTTTGGTTGAATGCTGATGGGAGTTACCAAGAGGAAGGCCAAAAAACTGTTAAAGGAAAGATTTGGGATAAG CCTATAGTGAAGCTGCTTAGTCCTGTCCTGTCATTGCCAACTCCTAATAAAATGACTAATCAATGTGGCGAAGAGGCTATTAATGTGGTAAATCGACCTGACTACTTGGAGCAAAGGACGACCCAGAAACTTCTGTTAGTTGGATCAGGGACAAGCACCATACTCAAACAG GCTAAATTCTCATACAAGAGTAAACCATTTTCTGTGGATGAGTGTGAAGATCTCAAACTTATCATACAAAGTAACATATATCGCTACATTGGTATACTTCTTGAAGGCCGTGAACGGTTTGAAGAGGAAGTTTTAGCTGATAGAAGAAAACTCTGCCAACACGATCCTTCTAGCTCTG GGCGTCCTGAGTCGGGGTTCTGTGATGAAGAAGTTACTGAGTACTCCATTGTCCCACGCTTGAAAGCATTCTCGGATTGGATTCTAAAGGCCATGGCTTTGGGTAATCTTGAAGATATTTTCCCTGCAGCTAGTCGTGAATATGCGCCACTGGTTGAGGAACTATGGAAAGATCCTGCTATTCAAGCTACATATAGACGAAGAAATGAACTGCCGTTCCTTCCGTTTGCTGCCAGTTACTTCCTTGACAGG GTGGTTGATATTTCTCGAACGGAATATGAGCTCTGTGATACTGATATCCTCTATGCTGATGGAATAACATCCTCGGATGGATTAGCATCTACAGATATCTCTTTCCCGCAGCTGGCTTTGGATGTGCGGGTTGCTGATGAGCTTGATCCACATGACACGTTGCTAAG GTACCAGCTGATCAGAATAAACAATAAAGGATTGCAGGAGAACAGCAAATGGCTGCAGATGTTCGATGATGTCAGCCTTGTCATCTTCTGTGTTGCGGTTAGCGATTATGACGAGTACTACGAGGATGCAAATGGCACCGTTGTGAACAAGATGATAGAGAGCAGACAGCTATTTGAGAGCATCGCCCTTCATCCAACGTTTGAGCAGATGAATTTTCTCCTACTCCTGACCAAGTTTGATCTTCTAGAGCAGAAGATTGGTAAATCCCCGCTAACAGCATGCGACTGGTTTGCCGAATTCACCCCGTTGGTAAGCCGCAATCTGATTGATGGAACCAGCAGAAGCAAGCGCGGCAGCCAGAACGGCGCGTCGCTGGCGCAGATGGCCGCGCACTACATCGGCGTGAAATTCAAGAGGCTGTTCCACTCGCTCACAGAGCGGAAGCTCTATGTGTCCTACGTGAACGCCCTGGACCAGCAGTCTGTCTGCTCTGCTATCCGCTACGGCCGGGAGATCGTCAAGTGGGAGGAGGAGAAGCCTGTTTTTGGCTCCAGCGAGACGGTATACAGCGGCGACGAGCCGAGCTCCTACTCCCACTGA
- the LOC123106611 gene encoding uncharacterized protein translates to MSSTTTAASDVAGVWFFGELSAALRGKKRQAVPTVSHAEHQHQMGGAAHGNKAAAAAGPSVVDRKEAGGGGMSDATVYLLLDRFAPS, encoded by the coding sequence ATGTCTTCGACGACGACGGCGGCATCCGACGTCGCCGGCGTCTGGTTCTTCGGCGAGCTCTCCGCCGCCCTGCGTGGGAAGAAGCGGCAGGCCGTACCCACGGTGAGCCACGCCGAGCACCAGCACCAGATGGGAGGGGCCGCCCATGGCAAcaaggcggccgcggcggcggggccttCCGTGGTCGACCGgaaggaggccggcggcggcgggatgtcGGACGCGACGGTGTACCTGCTGCTCGACCGCTTCGCACCCAGTTAG